One Veillonellales bacterium DNA segment encodes these proteins:
- a CDS encoding zinc ribbon domain-containing protein — MRQYSDFGITCGGKMKKCPYCAEEIQDEAIVCRYCKKDLLQIAPEEQNTDDSKKTVHPINIDIKLQSGEFCYYCERADLYENRSMVKQVGYHGPALRVKMMKGLYFRAGNYGVNTKTKIESKKIDTGELYITNFRLLFIGDKKTQSIKFSNIVNFEIHHDGIEVMKQSGNNTLYATKKNLEFAAQLINYFLTNQI, encoded by the coding sequence ATGAAAAAGTGTCCATATTGCGCTGAGGAAATTCAAGACGAGGCAATCGTTTGCCGATACTGCAAGAAGGATCTTCTCCAAATTGCTCCAGAGGAACAAAATACTGATGATTCAAAAAAGACCGTGCATCCGATAAATATTGATATAAAACTTCAAAGTGGCGAGTTTTGTTATTATTGCGAGCGGGCGGATCTGTATGAGAATAGATCAATGGTAAAGCAGGTTGGTTATCATGGGCCAGCGCTGAGGGTAAAAATGATGAAAGGGTTATATTTCAGAGCGGGCAATTATGGTGTAAATACAAAAACTAAGATTGAATCGAAGAAAATTGATACCGGGGAATTGTATATCACTAATTTTCGATTGCTGTTCATTGGTGATAAGAAAACCCAATCCATTAAGTTTTCGAATATTGTCAATTTTGAGATACATCATGACGGTATTGAAGTAATGAAGCAGTCCGGAAATAATACATTGTATGCCACTAAGAAAAATTTGGAATTTGCGGCACAACTCATAAATTATTTCCTGACAAATCAAATTTGA